One genomic region from Rhizomicrobium palustre encodes:
- a CDS encoding sensor histidine kinase has translation MRSDARWWDGPWPWLAYLVTYGIPWLWLPPSGEQLLLSAVALGIFLTVYFRSFHLTGKAQAGSVALMVVIGVALVPVGGGWSGLAVYPAMQAARLRPRRVAIWAIPLCMAAFLVAGLLSRQPLIWWLPSLILPAWIGGAALSREAFYDRTRALLATQEEVRRLAGLAEHERMARDLHDVIGRTLTLIALKADLVERLAVKDGDAAAQEARSIGEQARAGFAEIRAALDGKAGGSLAGEITASIAALKAASIQVEVRGDQTAIPPDAGAILAMTLREAVTNVIRHAGAGRCEIELARQAREWTLIVIDDGSGTAIVEGNGLTGMRQRLVAAGGALVIQSESGTTLVASVPA, from the coding sequence ATGCGAAGCGATGCGCGATGGTGGGATGGTCCCTGGCCCTGGCTGGCCTATCTCGTTACCTACGGCATCCCTTGGCTGTGGCTGCCTCCCAGCGGCGAACAACTCCTGCTGTCTGCTGTCGCGCTCGGCATATTCCTGACGGTGTATTTTCGCTCCTTTCATCTGACCGGCAAGGCGCAGGCCGGATCGGTTGCCCTTATGGTTGTGATTGGTGTTGCACTGGTGCCGGTGGGTGGGGGATGGAGCGGCCTCGCGGTTTATCCCGCCATGCAAGCCGCCCGCCTTCGTCCGCGGCGCGTCGCCATATGGGCGATCCCGCTCTGCATGGCCGCCTTTCTTGTCGCAGGGCTCCTCTCCAGGCAACCGCTGATCTGGTGGCTGCCAAGCCTGATATTGCCGGCCTGGATCGGCGGAGCGGCATTGTCACGCGAAGCCTTCTACGATCGCACGCGCGCGCTACTGGCTACACAGGAAGAAGTCAGGCGGCTCGCAGGCTTAGCCGAACACGAGCGCATGGCACGTGACCTCCACGACGTGATCGGCCGCACACTGACGCTGATCGCGCTGAAAGCTGATCTTGTCGAGCGCTTGGCTGTGAAGGATGGGGATGCGGCCGCGCAGGAAGCCCGAAGCATCGGCGAGCAGGCACGCGCCGGTTTCGCCGAGATACGGGCCGCGCTCGACGGTAAGGCCGGAGGAAGCCTCGCTGGCGAGATAACCGCGTCGATCGCGGCGCTCAAAGCCGCAAGCATTCAGGTGGAGGTCCGCGGTGACCAAACAGCAATCCCGCCCGACGCCGGGGCGATCCTCGCCATGACCCTGCGCGAAGCAGTGACGAACGTCATTCGCCATGCGGGCGCGGGCCGATGCGAGATCGAGTTGGCGCGTCAGGCCCGGGAATGGACTCTGATCGTTATCGATGACGGCTCGGGAACAGCGATCGTCGAAGGGAACGGCTTGACCGGAATGCGGCAGCGGCTGGTGGCGGCGGGAGGCGCGTTGGTCATCCAGTCGGAATCCGGCACGACCCTGGTCGCAAGTGTGCCGGCATGA
- a CDS encoding efflux RND transporter periplasmic adaptor subunit: protein MWPINFIASKRTSLLGLVLSAPLVLTLAGCGKSAPPGPPTAEVGFVVLKTEPVSLTAELVGRTNAYRTSEVRPQVSGIIKERLFEEGALVQAGQPLYQIDPSLMRAARDQAQGSLASAQASLATAQAKARRYRALRESDAISRQDADDALAAERQAQASVTQAQASLRTAEINLAYTRITAPISGRIGRSTVTQGALVTASQTSALATIQQLDPIFVDITQSSSKMLELRQSLASGGVLPASTQVRLKLENGTDYPLAGVVQFAEQTVDEATGTVTIRARFPNPDGVLLPGMFVRAIMPEAVVPKAILAPQQGITRDAKGAATALVLSADNKVVLKTVTAERAVGDRWLITSGLAAGDRLIVEGVSKAQPGAVVKATVVSLSTGR, encoded by the coding sequence ATGTGGCCCATTAACTTTATTGCTTCCAAGCGCACGTCGCTGCTCGGCCTTGTGCTCTCGGCCCCCCTGGTCTTGACCCTCGCCGGATGTGGCAAGTCTGCGCCTCCCGGGCCGCCGACCGCAGAGGTCGGCTTTGTCGTGCTGAAGACGGAGCCGGTGTCGCTGACCGCGGAACTGGTGGGGCGAACGAACGCCTATCGGACGTCGGAGGTCCGGCCGCAAGTCTCCGGCATCATCAAGGAGAGGCTGTTCGAGGAGGGGGCTTTGGTGCAGGCAGGTCAGCCGCTCTACCAGATCGACCCTTCGCTGATGCGGGCCGCGCGAGACCAGGCGCAGGGCTCACTTGCCAGTGCTCAGGCCAGCCTCGCCACGGCTCAGGCCAAGGCGCGCCGCTATCGCGCGCTGCGTGAAAGCGATGCGATCAGCCGTCAGGATGCCGACGACGCCTTGGCCGCCGAGCGGCAGGCGCAGGCCTCGGTGACGCAGGCTCAGGCAAGCTTGCGCACCGCCGAGATCAACCTGGCATACACCCGGATCACCGCTCCGATCAGCGGTCGCATCGGCCGTTCGACCGTCACCCAGGGCGCACTGGTCACCGCCAGCCAGACCAGCGCGCTGGCCACCATCCAGCAACTGGATCCGATCTTCGTCGACATTACCCAGTCGAGCAGCAAGATGCTGGAGTTACGCCAATCTCTCGCATCTGGCGGGGTTTTACCGGCCAGCACCCAGGTGCGGCTGAAGCTCGAGAACGGCACGGACTATCCGCTGGCCGGTGTGGTGCAGTTCGCCGAGCAGACGGTCGACGAGGCGACCGGAACGGTGACGATCCGTGCCCGCTTCCCCAATCCCGACGGCGTGCTTCTCCCGGGCATGTTCGTGCGGGCAATCATGCCTGAGGCTGTTGTGCCCAAGGCGATCCTCGCGCCCCAACAGGGCATCACCCGCGACGCCAAGGGCGCGGCGACCGCGCTCGTGCTTAGTGCCGACAACAAGGTGGTGCTGAAGACAGTCACTGCCGAACGCGCCGTCGGTGATCGGTGGTTGATTACCTCTGGCCTGGCGGCCGGTGACCGGTTGATCGTCGAAGGGGTATCTAAGGCCCAGCCCGGCGCGGTTGTGAAGGCGACGGTCGTGTCGCTGTCGACGGGGCGCTGA
- a CDS encoding fatty acid desaturase family protein, with amino-acid sequence MFRDDRLHSERIALRAAVAPFEKSNPIRATVQIATSIGFYVATVALMYWSLSVSYLLTFLLAFPAAAFLVRTFIVQHDCGHGSFFASKRANAVLGAICGVLTLAPYAHWRRQHAGHHANWNNLDRRESGADIYSVCLTVAEYRALSPRQRFFYRLWRHPLMANVLFPPLVFLLLYRVPFDTPKSWSRERRSVWMTDLAIVILFGALAVLFGPIAVLLVHLPIVVTTTILGVWLFSVQHRFEGAQWRRKDQWKFSEAALEGSSFLALPPVLHWLTGNIGYHHIHHLSQHVPNYRLAECHSSDAILRPATPLTLARALHASRLTLWDEELGRLVCFGDA; translated from the coding sequence ATGTTCCGTGATGACCGGCTTCATAGCGAAAGGATAGCGTTGCGCGCCGCGGTGGCGCCGTTTGAAAAATCCAATCCGATCCGCGCCACAGTTCAAATTGCGACCTCGATTGGGTTTTATGTCGCTACGGTGGCGCTGATGTATTGGTCCTTATCCGTCTCCTATCTTTTGACCTTTCTTCTGGCTTTTCCGGCCGCCGCCTTCCTGGTGCGTACCTTTATTGTTCAACATGATTGCGGGCACGGCTCGTTCTTTGCGTCCAAGCGCGCCAACGCCGTTTTGGGGGCGATCTGCGGTGTTCTGACCTTGGCGCCTTACGCCCATTGGCGGCGCCAACACGCGGGACATCACGCCAATTGGAACAATCTCGACCGGCGGGAGTCCGGCGCTGATATTTATTCGGTGTGCTTGACGGTTGCGGAGTATCGCGCGCTGTCTCCGCGCCAGCGCTTCTTTTACCGACTTTGGCGACATCCGTTGATGGCGAATGTGCTTTTCCCGCCCTTAGTATTTCTTTTGCTCTACCGGGTTCCCTTCGATACGCCCAAGAGCTGGAGCCGGGAGCGCCGCAGCGTTTGGATGACCGATCTGGCCATCGTTATTCTTTTTGGAGCCTTGGCTGTCCTGTTCGGACCAATTGCTGTGCTTCTCGTGCATCTGCCCATTGTGGTGACAACGACAATATTGGGTGTGTGGCTGTTCTCCGTCCAACACCGCTTTGAAGGCGCGCAATGGCGACGCAAAGATCAATGGAAGTTCTCTGAAGCGGCTTTAGAAGGCTCGTCCTTTCTGGCTCTCCCGCCGGTGCTTCATTGGCTAACGGGCAATATCGGATATCACCATATCCATCATCTTTCGCAGCATGTTCCCAATTACCGGCTCGCGGAATGCCACAGCAGCGATGCCATCCTCCGCCCCGCAACGCCTCTGACGCTAGCGCGTGCGCTCCACGCCAGCAGACTGACGCTGTGGGATGAAGAGCTGGGCCGCCTTGTTTGCTTTGGCGATGCATAG
- a CDS encoding ATP-binding protein → MKNIGEQFRRRHDTLAARIFLLIALGMVTAVIISLLAADHARRQDFARITLERVVASTEDIISRFQRAPVETQMMLAEGRIIGAHASPAGARPTATDQALTALLAKRLGASFHPTAGQAPVEACWDKEQNASGAVAAGLNGALRPQCWIVTFTDPNGVRRALAIDLPSLTLPRSAALSPIFLLIIVAAGAVLALLAARLAAAPIAHLSRAAQSFSLSSDPEPLPEHGPEEVRAALSTFNLMQSRIREGFRERTQLLAAISHDLQTPLTRLRLRLEQVEDEALRERLISDLAATQKLVREGLDLARSTESEEDPSTVYLDPLLQSVAEDASEFGDRVTFADGCGASVRVKPNALLRCLGNLIDNAVKYGGDAELRCFREEGQFVITVRDHGPGVPPDALETLFKPFVRGETSRSRTTGGTGIGLTIARAQARTFGGTVTLENHLQGGLVARVTIPA, encoded by the coding sequence ATGAAGAATATTGGCGAGCAGTTTCGCCGCCGTCACGACACATTGGCGGCGCGCATCTTTCTCCTGATCGCCCTCGGCATGGTCACCGCTGTGATCATTTCGCTTCTGGCGGCGGACCATGCCCGCAGGCAGGATTTTGCCCGCATAACGTTGGAACGCGTGGTCGCGAGCACCGAAGACATTATCAGCCGCTTTCAGCGCGCCCCGGTCGAGACCCAGATGATGCTCGCCGAAGGCCGCATCATTGGCGCGCATGCATCGCCGGCCGGCGCTAGGCCGACCGCAACCGATCAAGCTCTGACAGCCCTGCTCGCCAAACGCCTCGGTGCAAGTTTCCACCCTACCGCTGGCCAAGCGCCGGTTGAGGCGTGCTGGGACAAAGAGCAAAATGCTTCAGGAGCCGTAGCAGCGGGCCTCAACGGCGCACTGCGCCCCCAATGCTGGATCGTGACATTCACCGACCCTAACGGCGTGCGGCGCGCTTTGGCCATCGACCTTCCGTCGCTAACGCTTCCCCGAAGCGCCGCCTTGTCCCCTATTTTCCTATTGATCATCGTCGCAGCCGGGGCTGTCCTTGCCCTGCTCGCCGCGCGCTTAGCCGCCGCGCCAATCGCCCACCTATCACGCGCCGCTCAGTCCTTCTCGCTCTCTTCCGACCCAGAACCTCTGCCGGAACATGGCCCAGAGGAGGTACGCGCGGCCCTATCGACCTTCAATCTGATGCAGAGCCGCATCCGTGAGGGCTTCCGCGAGCGCACCCAGTTGCTGGCCGCCATTAGCCACGACCTTCAGACACCCCTCACCCGCCTGCGGCTGCGGCTCGAGCAGGTCGAGGATGAAGCTCTACGCGAACGCCTAATCTCCGACCTGGCGGCCACCCAGAAATTGGTACGCGAAGGTCTTGATCTGGCGCGCAGCACCGAAAGCGAAGAGGACCCGTCGACTGTTTACCTCGACCCTCTGCTGCAAAGCGTGGCCGAGGACGCCAGCGAGTTCGGCGATCGGGTGACTTTCGCCGATGGCTGCGGAGCCAGCGTACGGGTCAAACCCAACGCCTTGCTGAGATGCCTCGGCAACCTGATCGACAACGCCGTGAAATACGGCGGCGATGCCGAACTGCGCTGCTTCCGCGAGGAAGGGCAGTTCGTTATCACAGTGCGCGATCATGGTCCCGGCGTGCCTCCAGATGCGCTGGAGACGCTGTTCAAGCCCTTCGTGCGCGGAGAGACCAGCCGGTCCCGAACCACCGGCGGCACCGGCATCGGCCTGACCATCGCCCGAGCCCAGGCCCGGACCTTCGGTGGGACCGTCACTCTGGAAAACCATCTGCAAGGCGGCTTAGTCGCACGGGTGACGATACCTGCTTAA
- a CDS encoding efflux RND transporter permease subunit, whose protein sequence is MFSRFFITRPIFAWVLAIVVMLTGVASILSLPVAQYPNIAPPEVRISATYPGASAETLQTSVTQIIEQQLTGLDGLIYFSSSSSADGSATITVTFEKGTDPDTAQVQVQNKVQQAMTRLPQAVQSQGVTVTKSQSDFLMILALYDTTDKATVTDIADFLVNHFQDDLARVDGVGQSQVFGSQYAMRLWLDPMKLAAVGLMPSDVSAAVRAQNAEVSAGQLGENPSVKGQRLNATVTTKSRLQTPEQFRNIILKTTTDGAIVRLSDVARVELGNDSYASTARLNRHPASGIALQLAPGADALKTAEAVKARVAELSKDLPAGYAIAYPRDTTDFIKLSVEEVVKTLIEAIVLVVLVMFVFLQSWRATLVPAIAVPVVLLGTFGVLALFNYSINTLTLFGMVLSIGLLVDDAIVVVENVERIMAEEGLSAREATIKSMGEISGALLGIGVVLSAVLLPMAFFGGSTGVIYRQFSVTIVASMTLSVLVALILTPALCATLLKPGAHHDSGKGVLGRFNRFVDDATRRYVGTVESVVARRLIHLGVFAAIMALLAVLFVRLPTGFLPVEDQGEAIVQYTLPAGATSERTAAVARRIENHFLGTEAKNVAAMMSIEGFGFSGSGQNAGMAFLSLAPWDDRKGSANEAGMIARRATMSLSAIRDAMVFALTPPAISGLGQSDGFTMELLNTGGLSSEKFLQARDALIAAANKDPKLSSVRASALEDTPQLHVELDEAKLAVLGLSESDVTTTLSSAWGGTYINDFVDRGRVKKVYMQVDAQYRALPSDLDTLFVRGSNGTMTPFSAFATATWTKGPTSLSRFNGVSSYEIQGSAAAGQSSGAAMQRMSELQKEVAPGTSVAWSGLSYQEQLSSGRAPLLYAVSVLVVFLALAALYESWSIPLAVLMVIPLGVIGAVLAVTVRGLENNIYFQVGLLVTVGLAAKNAILIVEFAEAAHREGKDLLASALEAARVRLRPIIMTSLAFVAGVIPLAIATGAGAQSRIALGTAVVGGMLTATILAIFYVPMFFVVVSRLFARKSRKEEMDGVGM, encoded by the coding sequence ATGTTCAGCCGCTTCTTCATCACCCGCCCGATCTTCGCCTGGGTGCTGGCCATCGTCGTCATGCTGACGGGCGTCGCCTCGATCCTATCGCTGCCGGTCGCGCAGTACCCGAATATTGCGCCGCCGGAAGTGCGTATCAGCGCGACATATCCTGGCGCCTCTGCCGAAACCCTGCAGACCAGCGTCACCCAGATCATCGAGCAGCAGCTCACCGGGCTAGACGGCCTGATATATTTTTCGTCGAGCAGCAGCGCCGACGGCTCGGCCACCATCACCGTGACGTTCGAGAAGGGCACGGACCCGGACACGGCTCAAGTACAGGTGCAGAACAAGGTGCAGCAGGCGATGACGCGCTTGCCGCAGGCAGTGCAGTCGCAGGGCGTCACGGTCACCAAGTCGCAGAGCGACTTCCTGATGATCTTGGCGCTGTACGACACGACCGACAAGGCGACCGTGACCGATATCGCCGACTTCCTTGTCAACCATTTCCAGGACGATCTGGCCCGTGTGGACGGGGTCGGTCAAAGCCAGGTGTTCGGCTCGCAATACGCCATGCGCCTGTGGCTCGACCCAATGAAGCTGGCGGCCGTAGGCCTGATGCCCTCGGATGTCTCCGCGGCAGTGCGGGCTCAGAACGCCGAGGTTTCGGCCGGGCAGCTGGGCGAGAATCCCTCGGTGAAGGGCCAGCGGCTCAACGCTACGGTAACGACCAAGTCACGCCTGCAGACGCCCGAGCAGTTCCGCAACATTATCCTGAAGACCACGACGGACGGCGCCATCGTGCGGTTGTCGGACGTGGCGCGCGTTGAACTTGGCAACGACTCCTACGCCTCGACGGCGCGGTTGAATCGCCACCCGGCTTCGGGCATTGCCCTGCAGTTGGCGCCGGGCGCCGACGCTCTAAAGACCGCTGAAGCGGTGAAGGCGCGAGTGGCAGAGCTGTCGAAGGACCTGCCGGCTGGCTACGCGATCGCCTACCCGCGCGACACCACCGACTTCATCAAGCTTTCAGTCGAAGAAGTGGTGAAGACTCTGATCGAGGCTATCGTCCTCGTTGTCTTGGTCATGTTCGTCTTCCTGCAGAGCTGGCGCGCAACCCTCGTGCCGGCAATCGCCGTGCCCGTGGTGCTGCTGGGCACCTTCGGGGTCCTGGCTCTGTTCAACTACTCGATCAACACCCTCACGCTCTTCGGCATGGTTCTGTCCATCGGCCTGTTGGTCGACGACGCCATCGTCGTGGTCGAGAATGTCGAGCGGATCATGGCCGAGGAGGGGCTCTCGGCCCGCGAGGCGACTATCAAGTCAATGGGTGAGATTAGCGGCGCCCTGCTCGGCATCGGCGTGGTGCTGAGCGCTGTGCTCCTGCCCATGGCGTTCTTCGGCGGCTCGACCGGAGTGATCTATCGCCAATTCTCGGTCACCATTGTCGCCTCCATGACCCTTTCGGTGCTGGTCGCCCTGATACTGACGCCGGCGCTCTGCGCCACTCTGCTAAAGCCCGGCGCGCATCACGACAGCGGCAAGGGCGTGCTGGGCCGGTTCAATCGCTTCGTCGACGACGCCACCCGCCGCTATGTCGGCACCGTCGAATCCGTGGTGGCGCGCCGACTGATCCATCTCGGGGTCTTCGCGGCAATCATGGCCCTGTTGGCGGTACTGTTCGTGCGGCTTCCGACTGGCTTCCTGCCGGTGGAAGATCAGGGAGAGGCTATCGTTCAGTACACCTTGCCGGCCGGGGCGACCTCCGAGCGGACCGCCGCCGTCGCCCGCCGGATCGAGAACCATTTCCTTGGCACCGAGGCCAAGAACGTCGCGGCCATGATGAGCATCGAGGGCTTCGGCTTCTCCGGTTCAGGTCAAAATGCGGGCATGGCCTTTCTCAGTTTGGCCCCATGGGATGATCGCAAAGGTTCGGCCAACGAGGCAGGCATGATCGCCCGCCGGGCCACCATGAGCTTATCTGCCATTCGAGACGCCATGGTCTTCGCCTTGACCCCTCCTGCCATCTCCGGCCTCGGCCAGAGCGATGGCTTCACCATGGAGCTGCTCAACACCGGCGGCCTGAGCAGCGAGAAGTTCTTGCAAGCCCGCGATGCCCTGATCGCGGCCGCCAACAAAGACCCCAAGCTGTCATCTGTTCGCGCCTCGGCACTGGAAGACACACCGCAGCTCCACGTCGAACTTGATGAAGCGAAGCTGGCGGTGCTCGGCCTCTCGGAGTCCGACGTCACCACCACCCTCAGTTCAGCCTGGGGTGGGACCTACATTAATGACTTCGTCGATCGCGGCCGGGTGAAAAAGGTCTATATGCAGGTCGACGCGCAATACCGCGCCCTGCCCAGCGACCTCGACACTCTGTTCGTGCGCGGCTCAAACGGCACAATGACACCATTCTCCGCCTTCGCTACCGCGACCTGGACAAAAGGCCCGACCTCTCTCAGCCGGTTCAACGGTGTTTCGTCCTATGAAATCCAAGGTTCGGCGGCGGCAGGGCAAAGCTCCGGCGCGGCCATGCAGCGGATGAGCGAACTCCAGAAGGAGGTTGCGCCGGGCACCAGTGTCGCCTGGAGCGGCTTGTCGTATCAGGAGCAATTGAGCAGCGGGCGCGCGCCCCTGCTGTACGCTGTGTCTGTGCTGGTCGTCTTCCTGGCGCTGGCCGCGCTCTACGAGAGCTGGTCGATCCCGCTCGCGGTGCTGATGGTCATCCCTCTGGGGGTGATCGGGGCGGTGCTGGCGGTGACCGTGCGCGGCCTCGAAAACAACATCTACTTCCAGGTCGGTTTGCTTGTGACTGTGGGTTTGGCAGCGAAAAACGCCATCCTGATCGTCGAATTCGCAGAAGCGGCGCACCGGGAGGGCAAAGACCTGCTGGCGTCCGCGCTTGAGGCCGCGCGTGTGCGGCTCCGGCCGATCATCATGACCTCGCTGGCCTTCGTCGCTGGTGTCATTCCGCTGGCGATCGCCACAGGGGCGGGCGCTCAGAGTCGTATCGCGCTCGGAACGGCGGTGGTCGGCGGCATGCTGACGGCGACGATCCTCGCGATCTTCTACGTGCCGATGTTCTTCGTCGTGGTCTCGCGGCTGTTCGCCCGCAAGAGCCGGAAAGAAGAAATGGATGGGGTGGGTATGTGA
- a CDS encoding FCD domain-containing protein, protein MRARVSEDIRRQIEKDIADGRLVPGDKVDEQYLSKRFSVSRTPAREALFALAADGLIVFRSRKGTEVSGVSPQEAIGMVEVLTALEAEAAGLSSRRMTESDRSSLRNLHLQAETAVRSGDTATYAKYNADFHAAIYAGARNEYLTREITGRLRTRVYRQISLSRRASLSASWLEHAAIVEAIMICDEASARQTMRTHISAGGTLFADMVSSITSHHRADRP, encoded by the coding sequence GTGCGCGCTCGCGTTTCAGAGGACATCCGCAGGCAAATCGAGAAAGACATCGCCGACGGCCGGTTGGTGCCGGGGGATAAAGTCGACGAGCAGTATCTCTCGAAGCGTTTTTCTGTTTCGCGGACTCCTGCGCGTGAGGCCCTGTTTGCCCTGGCCGCCGACGGCTTGATTGTATTCAGGTCGAGAAAGGGCACGGAGGTTTCCGGCGTCAGTCCGCAGGAAGCAATTGGAATGGTCGAGGTCCTGACCGCCCTTGAAGCGGAAGCGGCAGGATTGTCGTCCCGACGCATGACGGAGAGTGATCGGTCCTCCTTAAGGAATCTGCACCTGCAGGCTGAGACCGCCGTGCGTTCAGGCGACACGGCAACGTATGCAAAGTACAATGCGGATTTTCATGCGGCCATTTATGCCGGAGCACGCAACGAATATTTGACCAGAGAGATCACCGGGCGTTTGCGGACACGCGTGTACCGCCAGATCAGTCTCTCGCGTCGCGCTTCGCTCTCTGCATCATGGTTGGAGCACGCGGCAATCGTTGAAGCGATCATGATTTGTGACGAAGCGTCTGCTCGCCAAACGATGCGCACACACATCAGCGCCGGCGGAACCCTCTTTGCCGACATGGTGTCATCGATCACTTCACATCATCGCGCAGACAGGCCTTGA
- a CDS encoding OmpA family protein produces the protein MRIRTLALAGAALLGLANSATAKDTGWYVGIGGAYSMPEAVKLPTTALITANGQSVLADQAQPKNTWRAIGTMGYAWSNHFRFEAEGGYTDPDIGALKLSGVKLPLSNANVRQFTAMGNLLYDIPISSRWYLTLGGGGGWSWTKLDLGRSGIKSEGLTWQGIGGITYKLTNALNLQADYRYITTSGLENFDPGHRVNMASHNAMLSLRWYIDQRTAAPPPPPPPPPPPPPPPPPMPAAPPPVTAYIVFFDFNKADLTESARNVVADAVKTAKNNGFVKVQIVGHTDTVGSNKYNMALSLQRAQSVKDEMVREGLDGTAISLSGRGFADPLVPTAPGVREPQNRRAVIDLGR, from the coding sequence ATGAGAATTCGTACCCTCGCGCTAGCGGGCGCAGCACTGCTTGGCTTGGCAAATTCAGCGACAGCTAAGGATACCGGCTGGTATGTGGGAATTGGCGGTGCTTACAGCATGCCTGAAGCCGTCAAGCTCCCCACCACGGCTTTGATCACCGCCAATGGACAGTCCGTTCTTGCTGATCAGGCGCAGCCTAAGAACACATGGCGCGCCATCGGCACGATGGGGTATGCCTGGAGCAATCACTTCCGCTTCGAAGCCGAAGGCGGTTACACCGATCCAGATATTGGAGCGCTGAAACTGTCTGGCGTGAAGTTGCCGCTTTCCAACGCCAATGTCCGCCAATTCACGGCGATGGGAAATCTCTTATACGATATCCCGATTTCCAGCCGGTGGTATCTCACCTTGGGCGGCGGCGGCGGCTGGAGCTGGACCAAGCTCGACCTTGGCCGCAGTGGGATAAAATCCGAAGGTCTCACCTGGCAAGGCATCGGCGGCATCACCTACAAGCTGACCAATGCCTTAAACCTGCAGGCGGATTATCGCTATATCACCACCAGCGGATTGGAGAATTTTGATCCTGGGCACAGGGTGAATATGGCCTCCCACAATGCGATGCTGAGTTTGCGCTGGTATATTGATCAGCGCACGGCTGCTCCGCCGCCCCCACCACCGCCGCCGCCGCCTCCTCCTCCTCCGCCACCACCGATGCCGGCTGCACCGCCGCCTGTCACGGCGTATATCGTGTTCTTCGACTTCAATAAGGCTGACCTTACAGAATCCGCCCGCAACGTCGTCGCCGATGCGGTCAAGACAGCCAAGAACAACGGCTTTGTGAAGGTTCAAATTGTCGGCCACACCGATACGGTGGGTTCCAACAAATACAACATGGCGTTGTCGTTGCAGCGGGCGCAATCGGTGAAGGATGAAATGGTGCGCGAAGGTCTGGACGGAACAGCCATCTCCCTTAGCGGCCGCGGCTTCGCCGACCCGCTCGTTCCAACGGCGCCGGGCGTAAGAGAACCGCAAAACCGGCGTGCGGTCATCGATCTAGGCCGCTAA
- a CDS encoding response regulator transcription factor produces the protein MKTALPASILVVDDDADIREMIVRQLKQATFDATGAGDIAEMRAALQDRPVDLVVLDLNLPDGDGLAVCRELRADGFAAAVIMVTARDSAIDRVLGLELGADDYLTKPFEPRELLARIRNLLRRMQAPETAKRVANTVKFGPWRLNRLNRRLIGPDEGIVMLSSSEYRLLDRFVESPNTVLSREELLPERRQTVAYDRSIDLQISRLRQKLALAPGGEDLILTVRSQGYLLAASVDAE, from the coding sequence ATGAAAACTGCGCTCCCCGCTTCCATTCTGGTCGTCGACGATGACGCCGACATCCGCGAGATGATCGTACGCCAGCTGAAGCAAGCGACCTTCGACGCGACCGGCGCAGGCGATATCGCCGAGATGCGCGCCGCTCTCCAGGATCGGCCGGTCGATCTCGTTGTGCTCGATCTCAACCTGCCCGACGGCGATGGCCTGGCTGTCTGCCGCGAACTGCGCGCCGACGGTTTTGCAGCCGCGGTGATCATGGTCACGGCCCGCGACAGCGCCATTGATCGCGTGCTGGGCCTGGAGCTGGGTGCTGACGACTACCTGACCAAGCCCTTCGAGCCGCGCGAACTGCTGGCCCGCATTCGCAACCTGTTGCGCCGCATGCAGGCGCCCGAGACCGCCAAGCGGGTGGCTAACACAGTGAAGTTCGGCCCCTGGCGGCTCAATCGCCTAAATCGCCGCCTCATCGGACCCGACGAGGGTATTGTGATGCTGTCATCCAGCGAGTACCGGCTCCTCGACCGCTTTGTCGAGTCGCCCAATACGGTTCTCTCCCGCGAGGAACTGCTGCCTGAACGCCGGCAGACAGTCGCCTATGACCGCTCCATCGATTTGCAGATCAGCCGACTGCGCCAGAAGCTCGCCTTGGCGCCCGGCGGCGAGGACCTTATTCTGACGGTGCGCAGCCAAGGCTATCTGCTCGCTGCTTCGGTTGACGCGGAATGA